From Carettochelys insculpta isolate YL-2023 chromosome 8, ASM3395843v1, whole genome shotgun sequence, a single genomic window includes:
- the LOC142016986 gene encoding testis-specific serine/threonine-protein kinase 6-like: MSRASGGDKLLNELGYKLGQTLGEGSYSKVRVATSAKYKGPLAIKVVDRRRAPPDFVHKFLPRELSILRVIRHPNIVRVFEFIEVCNGKLYIVMEAASTDLLQLVQRLGKLPCVPEARDIFGQIVGAVRYLHDRNLVHRDLKCENVLLTSDGRRAKLTDFGFGKEARGYPDLSTTYCGSAAYASPEVLLGIPYDAKKYDIWSLGVVLYVMVTGCMPFDDTHIHSMPRRQKKGVLYPEGMSPLPEPCKALITQLLQFSPASRPGVGQIAKNCWLKGDI, encoded by the coding sequence ATGTCAAGAGCCTCTGGAGGAGACAAACTGCTGAACGAGCTGGGCTACAAGCTGGGCCAGACCCTGGGTGAGGGCAGCTACTCCAAGGTGAGGGTGGCCACCTCAGCCAAGTACAAGGGCCCACTGGCTATCAAGGTGGTGGATCGGCGCCGCGCACCCCCCGACTTTGTACACAAGTTTCTGCCTCGGGAGCTCTCCATCCTGCGGGTGATCCGGCACCCCAATATTGTGCGGGTCTTTGAGTTCATCGAGGTCTGCAATGGGAAACTCTACATCGTGATGGAAGCAGCGTCCACGGATCTGCTCCAGCTGGTGCAGCGGCTGGGGAAACTACCTTGCGTCCCCGAGGCCCGGGACATCTTTGGACAGATCGTGGGCGCCGTGCGCTACCTTCATGACCGAAACCTGGTGCACCGAGACCTCAAGTGTGAGAATGTCTTGCTCACTTCTGATGGCCGCCGAGCAAAGCTCACAGATTTTGGGTTTGGCAAGGAGGCACGTGGCTACCCTGACCTGAGCACCACCTACTGTGGTTCAGCTGCCTACGCCTCCCCCGAGGTGCTGCTGGGTATCCCTTACGATGCCAAGAAGTACGACATATGGAGCTTGGGCGTGGTGCTCTACGTGATGGTGACTGGCTGCATGCCCTTCGACGACACCCACATCCACAGCATGCCCCGCCGCCAGAAGAAGGGAGTTCTGTACCCTGAGGGCATGTCccctctgcctgagccctgcaaagcCCTCATCACACAGCTGCTTCAATTCAGCCCAGCCTCCCGGCCTGGGGTGGGACAAATAGCCAAGAACTGCTGGCTGAAAGGGGATATCTAA